Proteins co-encoded in one Pocillopora verrucosa isolate sample1 chromosome 1, ASM3666991v2, whole genome shotgun sequence genomic window:
- the LOC131783922 gene encoding uncharacterized protein gives MRCESLKKVEEIWCSLLQNVRAIEVTSKKDLPKATVSLVPWNSVEKWIELVREHYFWFDFSRALFPVLRPFGFTSDKLTEYNQFPFQEDNVNNWFVQEVTSPGQNEMHRVNIMNVDGSGRKRKCYVNQNNIRNFPSDLNNENFEVFVHGTNHAGAKNIIERGILKIKGCRMRDFSSGDGFYLDTDFDHALEWASGNSSRSAVLIWRVERNEFRERYKGLDFSIERNQEPSFQKVVSNFRSGKPDPSFRKNLDRRYDYIEGPWSAGPWPDDGRVSKGRATPLDGTYQLCLRNDACFEVFNTGKLHSAVFFKD, from the coding sequence ATGCGGTGTGAATCACTTAAAAAGGTGGAGGAAATATGGTGCTCTTTGCTACAGAATGTGCGGGCTATCGAAGTAACGAGTAAGAAGGATTTGCCAAAGGCCACTGTAAGTCTTGTACCATGGAACAGCGTTGAGAAATGGATTGAACTGGTAAGGGAGCACTACTTCTGGTTTGATTTTAGTCGAGCCTTGTTTCCGGTTCTGAGACCGTTCGGTTTCACCAGCGATAAACTCACCGAGTACAATCAATTTCCATTCCAAGAAGATAACGTTAACAACTGGTTTGTACAAGAAGTAACTAGTCCTGGTCAAAATGAAATGCACAGAGTAAACATTATGAATGTTGATGGGAGCGGACGCAAACGCAAATGTTATGTTAATCAAAACAATATTCGAAATTTTCCAAGTGACCTGAATAACGAGAACTTTGAAGTTTTTGTTCATGGGACAAATCATGCGGGCGCCAAAAATATTATCGAAAGAGGTATTTTGAAGATAAAAGGATGTAGGATGCGAGACTTCAGCTCTGGTGATGGCTTTTATTTGGACACAGATTTCGACCATGCATTGGAATGGGCCAGTGGCAACTCATCGAGATCAGCAGTGTTAATATGGCGAGTAGAAAGAAACGAGTTTAGAGAAAGGTACAAAGGCTTGGATTTTAGTATAGAAAGAAATCAAGAGCCTTCGTTTCAAAAAGTTGTTTCAAATTTTCGATCTGGTAAACCAGATCCTAGCTTTCGTAAAAATTTGGACAGGCGGTATGACTATATTGAAGGTCCTTGGTCCGCTGGACCATGGCCTGATGACGGCAGGGTTTCGAAAGGACGTGCCACTCCGTTGGACGGAACATATCAGTTGTGCCTTAGGAATGACGCCTGTTTTGAAGTCTTCAACACCGGTAAACTACATTCGGCAGTATTTTTCAAGGATTGA
- the LOC136277871 gene encoding uncharacterized protein, translating into MNEAVNDSSLRLYADDTTQYMADKNPTVLQFSLNQDMERLSSWLDHNYLQANGDKTQAMVLGKSTHHYDLKFNGASIDIKEHLKILGVHLDNKLSFQEHINEMLKKVFAEIAALRRLKRLVPSSTLLVLYRSFVLSHFEYCNSLLIGIGKTPNKKLEDANHYGLRTIMNLERSINYESTLKTADMNTLEHRRIEQSLIIFYKCYKENGPSYLADLFEPRITPYNLRNTGLNVTQNSYNSKFRHNSYSFVISRIWNKLPPSVKIAPNLSSFRKKLKTLSFTGCQCKSCL; encoded by the coding sequence ATGAACGAAGCTGTAAATGACTCCTCTCTTCGTCTCTACGCAGACGATACTACCCAGTATATGGCAGACAAAAACCCGACTGTACTCCAGTTCTCGCTAAACCAAGACATGGAAAGACTATCCTCCTGGCTTGACCACAACTATCTTCAGGCCAACGGAGACAAGACACAAGCAATGGTCCTTGGCAAAAGTACCCACCACTATGACTTAAAGTTTAACGGCGCTTCTATCGACATTAAAGAGCACCTAAAGATCCTCGGAGTTCACCTTGACAATAAGTTATCTTTTCAAGAACACATAAATGAGATGTTAAAGAAAGTATTTGCTGAGATAGCCGCACTCCGCCGCCTTAAACGCCTAGTGCCTTCCAGTACACTGCTAGTTCTATATAGGAGTTTTGTTTTATCGCATTTTGAGTATTGTAATTCCCTACTAATCGGCATCGGCAAAACTCCTAATAAGAAGTTAGAAGATGCAAACCACTACGGTCTCCGAACAATAATGAACTTGGAGAGAAGCATTAACTACGAATCAACTCTTAAAACAGCAGATATGAACACACTGGAACATAGACGCATAGAACAGTCGCtaataatattttataaatGCTACAAAGAGAACGGCCCAAGCTACCTAGCCGACCTCTTCGAACCCCGAATTACTCCCTACAACCTAAGAAATACTGGCCTCAACGTAACTCAAAATTCCTATAACAGCAAATTCCGTCACAATTCGTACTCATTTGTCATCTCTCGCATCTGGAACAAACTACCACCTTCTGTTAAAATCGCCCCTAACTTATCGtcttttagaaaaaaactgaaaactcttAGTTTTACCGGCTGCCAATGCAAAAGCTGTCTATAA
- the LOC131783916 gene encoding uncharacterized protein has product MSSHSRSRDLFDRRPSLLRDQAKTRTRFNRHRSTSSLSIEEPFFWDSVDDSQGCVGKESEGYPSEHSEMLFNLMALKKLITELQEGGEKTDTSTYYSSTKCKSYSQSVLNLQVKRILRPYQFQSVRRRPKTKETLSRLEDLNIILKTIQHAFESDEAHRGQLGDTREKIHNGQQAVKLLQCLFQKSHEIEHDILHVFAGLQKACSEVDKKMPIEAEFLAPEHRVKINNETGTCADTVRVCSCLGLRFDFLDHLGNFSRRIRNHRSIRDWILKFLWENYESLRFDEKSSLTKELLLAIGFESTSSIETVLTRSLSGNMQQHLEAWEWAAIFVEDEFKYNLLLSSEVEEFPFQCNSTDAWFQKSQNNSLNEDEGSVKIRNVSVEKGAMHEKTGSILSELRMEQDQYTVYFHGTDHDSAKDILQRGVDLTTGRQRRDFSSGLGFYVTKDFGIALNWAKSITSKPVLLIFQVQCSFPDGFRKRSFLENCADDMMEWEKVVASFRSGNITPEIQKLVKDLDFMEGPEAILTGRNELDELIFERKPRSHQMCFFSETIAEEFGRSLNSMIFYRLL; this is encoded by the coding sequence ATGAGTTCCCATTCAAGATCCAGAGATCTTTTTGATCGTCGGCCGAGTCTATTGAGGGATCAAGCTAAAACACGGACGCGGTTTAATCGCCATAGAAGTACATCGAGTCTCAGCATCGAAGAACCCTTTTTCTGGGACTCTGTGGATGACTCTCAAGGATGCGTCGGAAAGGAAAGCGAAGGTTACCCTTCTGAACATTCTGAAATGCTTTTCAACTTGATGGCACTAAAGAAGTTGATTACTGAGTTACAAGAAGGTGGCGAGAAAACGGACACATCAACATATTATTCGTCAACTAAATGCAAATCATACAGTCAATCGGTCCTCAACTTGCAAGTCAAAAGAATCCTACGTCCATATCAGTTTCAGTCAGTACGAAGACGTCCAAAGACAAAGGAAACGTTAAGTCGTCTTGAAGATCTTAACATCATCTTAAAAACAATCCAACATGCATTTGAAAGCGACGAAGCGCATCGAGGACAGCTCGGAGATACAAGAGAAAAAATTCACAATGGTCAACAAGCAGTAAAGCTTTTGCAATGTTTGTTTCAGAAATCTCACGAAATAGAGCATGATATTTTACACGTTTTCGCTGGTCTTCAGAAAGCTTGCTCTGAGGTAGACAAGAAGATGCCAATAGAAGCTGAGTTTCTCGCACCTGAACATAGagtgaaaataaacaatgaaacaggGACATGTGCTGATACAGTTCGAGTTTGTTCTTGCCTTGGACTTCGTTTTGATTTTCTAGATCACCTCGGTAACTTTTCGCGTAGAATTAGAAACCACCGCTCAATAAGGGACTGGATCTTGAAATTCTTGTGGGAAAATTATGAATCTCTTCGTTTTGATGAGAAAAGTTCTCTAACAAAAGAGCTTCTACTTGCAATCGGTTTTGAATCGACGAGTTCTATCGAGACCGTTTTGACACGTTCGCTCTCAGGAAATATGCAGCAGCACTTAGAGGCGTGGGAATGGGCTGCGATATTTGTTGAAGACGAGTTCAAATACAATTTGTTGCTGTCTTCAGAGGTTGAGGAGTTTCCTTTTCAATGTAATTCCACGGACGCCTGGTTTCAGAAATCCCAAAACAACTCCTTGAACGAAGATGAAGGCTCAGTCAAAATCAGAAATGTTTCGGTAGAGAAAGGTGCAATGCATGAAAAGACAGGTTCTATTTTAAGTGAATTACGCATGGAACAAGACCAATACACTGTTTATTTTCATGGAACAGACCATGACAGTGCAAAGGACATTTTACAAAGGGGCGTAGATTTGACCACTGGTCGACAGAGACGAGACTTTAGTAGTGGGTTAGGGTTTTATGTAACGAAGGATTTCGGAATTGCTTTGAATTGGGCGAAGAGCATTACATCCAAACCTgtccttttgatttttcaggTCCAATGCAGTTTTCCTGATGGGTTTCGAAAGAGATCTTTTCTCGAGAACTGTGCTGATGACATGATGGAATGGGAGAAGGTAGTCGCTTCGTTTAGATCGGGAAATATAACTCCAGAAATTCAGAAACTGGTCAAAGATTTGGACTTCATGGAGGGTCCTGAAGCCATACTAACTGGAAGAAACGAACTTGACGAATTGATATTTGAACGGAAACCACGATCTCACCAAATGTGTTTCTTTTCTGAAACGATTGCCGAGGAGTTCGGTCGAAGTTTGAATTCGATGATATTTTACCGTTTATTATGA